A segment of the Aureliella helgolandensis genome:
GCGCCGTGGATCCCATTTTCTTGCATGTTCTGTCCACCATGGAACAGGTGTCGTCCAATCAGCAGATCGATCCCGTGCAAGTACACGCTGGCATCCAAGACAAGTTGCGGCAAGCGGAAGAGCGTTTGAGTCGTGGTAGCTACCGCGAGGTTTGGGAGTTAGCGCGGTACGCGCTGTGTGCATGGATCGACGATTTGATGATTAATCTACCTTGGCCTGGCCAACGGTGGTGGGAGAATCACAAGCTCGAGTTTCAGTACTTCAAGACAACCGATGCCGGTACCGGTTTCTTCCAAAGGGCCCAACAAGCTCAACAATTGATCCAACGCGATGCGATCGAAGTCTTCTACATCGCAGTGATCCTGGGCTTCAGAGGACTGTACGCGTTTCCGGAATCGACCCTGTTGGCGCAGCAGTATGGATTGCCTGACACCATCGAGGCTTGGACTCAGACGACGGCTGGTTTGTTACAATTTCGCAGTGAACGTCCTAAATTGACCGGTGTTACCGACCCGGTGCGAGGCGCGCCACCCCTGGAGAGCCGCTTTACCGTGGTGGGTGCTGCACTGTCGATGTTAATGTTAATGGTACTGGCCGCTCTGCTGGGCTACCATATTCTGCGCGGTGCTGGTTAGGATTCACGCTCCTTCTGATTTGAACGCAAGACTCAACAACGCAATTCACCAAACCACTTGAGGATCGGAACGATCATGGCCCCCCTACCTGTTTTGACGAGGATAGAAGCTTGAATTGGTTGGTTGCTCCCTTCAGTTGGATTCTAACCGCCCCGGCCCGCTGGCTGGGACGTGCGCGCGGATTCTTGGGTTGGTCGTTGCCAATGCGGGTCGCCGTCCTCTTGGCTCTATTCCTGGGACTGTGTGTAGTCGGCTACTACGTCGCTTCGCTATGGCTCGCAGACAATGCGGTTGCCGATCCGAAGACCGACCCGCGTTTCATCCTGAGCTGGCTGGTGCTGCTAGTGACCATTCCGGTCGCCGCCTTCTTCGCGGTTCGCTCTTGGCTTGAATCGGAACCGACGCAGTTCCCCGACATTGACGAGGCTTGGCGTCAGGGGCTCGCTGCTGTGGGGCGAGCTGGTATCGAACTGGATCAATGTCCCTTGTTTTTGGCCACCGGCGTTTCATCTCCCCTGGCTGCCGACAATCTCATGCAGGCTACCGACTGGGACCTGCTCGTCGACGGAAAACCCGACGGCAAATCCCCCTTGCGCTGGTATGCCAGCCGAGACAACATTATCGTTTTTCTCCTGGACGCCTCTGCGACTTCGATGTTGCAGGGCCAGGTGGAACAAGCCAGTGAGTCCGCTCCGGTGGCCAGTCCAGGCTGGGCCCGCGGCACGCTAATGGGGCCGGGCGGCAGCGGTGCTGGCCCCGCAGCAGCGCCGGCCACAGGAATTCGCGGAACGATTATTGCCGGTGCTCCTACCGGTACGCCTGCAAGCAGGCCGCCTACCGCCCCCGCCACTGGCATTCGTGGCACCATGCTGGCCGGTCAAGGTGCGCACGAAGTCGGAACCACAACGGCCCCTGCCATGGTGAATCTCGATCGCAAGATGGTTGCTGAACAAGCCGATCGACTGGCCCGCGTTTGCCGCTTAGCCGCAGAGTCGCGACAGCCGCTGTGCCCCATTAACGGGTCAATTGCAATCATCGATTGGAAAACGTTGCTAAGCGCACCGGCAGGGCAACTCCCCACCGTTATCCGTGAGGATTCGACGCGGATGATCGAAGCCTCCCAGATGCACGCCCCCATGGCGATCTTCATCAAGGGTATGGATGACGAGACAGGATTTGTTGAATTGACGCGTCGCGTGGGCGAAAACCGCGCTCGCGAAAATCGTTTCGGACATGGCTTTAATCATCAAGCACCCTTGGATGCCAGCCAATTGGAAGCCCTAGCGCGAAACTCCTGTGGCGCGTTCGAAGACTGGATCTATGACTTATTCCGCCACCCTGATGCGCTGGGAAGAACCAACAACGACAAGCTCTACGCCTTGCTGTGCAAAATGCGCAACGAAGTCCAACCCAAGGTCGTAGAACTGGTCAGTAGCTTGTCTGGCGCCTGCGTACCTAGTGGAGGCCGGGGACCGTTGCTGTGCGGTTGCTACTTCGGCGCCGCTGGTGGTTCCAGGATGCGACAAGCATTCGTGCGCAGCGTTTTTGATAAGCTAGGCGAGTTGGACGAAGACCTGGAATGGAGCGAAGACGCTTGGAAGAAGGAATTCAACTTCCAAAGCATGGTGCGAAGCATGCTTGTCATCAACGCATTTCTACTCTTGGCCATCGTGGGATTGCTAGTCTACTACTTCTTTTTTACGAGCAGCTAATGTCGAACGCTGGTAACTCCTCCGACCCCAACTCTTCCGCCAATGATGGCTCTTTTTCCATCCGGAAGTCTTCTCCCGATTTGTTGCGAGAGGTGCTCGAGTCCACCCTCACGCGTGGCGAAGGTGGACTCGCCCCCGAAGAATTATTGGCGTTGCAGGAGATTGCTCGCGCGCACGGGGACAGCCAACTCGATATGCTGCAGATAACTGAGCTGCTCGTCGCCGGCCTGCTTTCGACCCGCTTTCCAGGTCTGGCCAATCGCGAAACCAATCAACTGATGTGCCAGCGTATTGCTGATAGCCTTTGTGGAGACCCCGTTTCGATGCAGCGGCTCAAGACAATGTGGAATCAATTACGCGAGTCCGTCTCTTGAATGAACCAATACAAACCCGCAATGAATTGATTGAAGAAGGGCAGGGGCTCGTGCGGTCGCTGGCTCTCAAAGTGTTTCGCAGCATTCCCATGGGTGCCGAGCTCGACGATTTAATCGCGTACGGCGAAGTTGGTTTAGCTGAAGCGGCTCGTGATTTCGATCCAAGCAGGGGGGTTCAATTCTGTACCTTCGCCTACTACCGGGTGCGCGGCGCCATCTATGACGGCCTCGCCAAGATGACTTGGACGAGCCGAGCTCGCTACCGGCGTCTGCGCTACGAGCGGATGGCCGATGAAA
Coding sequences within it:
- a CDS encoding DotU family type IV/VI secretion system protein, with the protein product MSPEFASAVDPIFLHVLSTMEQVSSNQQIDPVQVHAGIQDKLRQAEERLSRGSYREVWELARYALCAWIDDLMINLPWPGQRWWENHKLEFQYFKTTDAGTGFFQRAQQAQQLIQRDAIEVFYIAVILGFRGLYAFPESTLLAQQYGLPDTIEAWTQTTAGLLQFRSERPKLTGVTDPVRGAPPLESRFTVVGAALSMLMLMVLAALLGYHILRGAG